In Lactuca sativa cultivar Salinas chromosome 5, Lsat_Salinas_v11, whole genome shotgun sequence, the DNA window ggaattcaagacttaggtactctcctcctcgatcggatcgaagcatcttgattttcctgcccaattgattctccactccattcttgaactctttgaacttttcaaaggtgtctgacttttgcttgattaagtagatatacccatatctactatagttatcggtaaaagtcacatagaagcggttcccatccttcttggttgatctaaacggtccacatacatcggtatgtattaggtccaatagaccctcgcccctttcacatgtactcgtgaagggtgacttagtcatctttccaagcaaacaagactcgcatgtgtcatcttccctaaggtcgaatgactccaacactccatccttttggagttgggctatgcgtttcttgttgacatgtccaagacgacaatgccacaaggatgctttatccatactagtggaagaatcaatattcaaaacatcatttcctaagttatcaacaatcataacggtttcatatattccattacatggtatagcttcaaagtaaaagacaccatttagataagccaaaatagaaccattctcattattaaaagaaaatctaaatccttgtctatataaaccatgaaatgaaatgatgtttctagccatttctggcgaatagcaacaattgttcaaatccaaaaccaaactattcctaagcactaaagaatacactccaatcttggtcacaggcgacgatcttctgttccccatgattagattgatccttccttgctccacatctctacttcttcttagtccctgcacattagaacaaatgtgataaccacaaccggtatcaagaacccaagaaatagcatgattagaatcgttagatttgattgtgtatatacctgcgaaagatggcttgatctttccttctttgattgcttgcaggtactctgggcagcttctcttccaatgtcctatcttgtggaagtggtggcactctgcctccttcgggttagagcagggcttagcgggatcaactttggtcccactagaaaaggcaccatctcgggctttcaccttgcgatagttcttcgatgaagctttcctcttctttccctttccttgaccaatagccaagacaggagcagcggacggattgggagtaggtgcaacagacttatccttgaagttgctctcagcaaccctcaagagaccttggagcttgcttagggtgacctcttctttgttcatatggtaggtcatcctaaattggttgtacatcggaggcaaagagtgaagcaccatgtcgatcgccaagtcttccccgaagtcaacatttaacttgcgaaggcggtcgacatacctttgcatcttttgcaaatgcacggtaagagattctccatgacccatcttcgcggaaatcatgttagtgaaaatctcataccgctcttgtctcgcgttttggtggtacctctccaataagtcttggtgcatctcgtacgggtacatgtcctcgtaggacttttggaattcggagttcatggtagcaatcatgatgcaatgtaccttcgttgcatctcgctcatgagtttcaaaggcggtgatttcggctggagtagcgatttcggtgttgattttctcgagcttctcatcaaggacatactccttgtcctcatagcgagcaatggtgcgaatgtatcttatccattcgctaaagttcgttccatcgaaagtgaccttttggcaaaggctcatcaacgtgaaagaactagcagcagcgttgtttgcattcgacatctataattagaaaaggacaaagatagattagaatatgaatccctaattatcacccaataagaaaaattagggctaggatccaacaatgacatttacatattagaaaagggatgtcgtaatctaacatgcaaataaattgaaggtaagtgaatgacgattcactaattctccatcataaaaacctaaactattagccctaagtgttttttgagaattcctaggttcggatgagattcattgaaactattcaatggcatgtttaaatctcgatatgcccctcttgtttgtgactgggataccgaggatcataaagcgggtgtgaataaccatgcaaattcacatggtgccttcattgtaacgatcacctattcgatgtgccggtaaaccacacatgctccatcgaactatgatatacaatgaatcaccctttgccaccttcgcttagaaccaattagtgtgccggtaaaccacacacgctccactaacttcttagcaaggtgcaaagtgtaatttcatgggattgcatcaattcacttttcctaaagtaactaagattgggaaattttaaaatatgtgtagttactttatatttcttattatacttttaatgagaggatgaggttgccctatcctacccgttcggctaacgaccctccaccaatcaagcaagcggtgggtgtgagtgtacacccattaagcgccattttataggccgcaaccttatacccaccttatagatcggcttcgtgaatgaggcctactaacggtaagactagcatttagctatacatatatatattatactagtaatatcatattagtatagggttgtattttaaaccttttaaaatctagggttttgaaatttaagttgtctaaattaaaacttttaatcataaatataaatttcaaaacttgagggcaagttttaaacatttaaaacatggaggatcaaataattccaattaacaattaatatcctaattatctgtatttgatttattcaagatttcttttaagataattatcaaaataatcaaaataattaattaattatcatataaggaaatcaaatattttattatatgataaatatctttaattagatcaagattgcaattatatttatcagaaaaatgaattaacattgatctaattagtttatggaaagtttagataagataattacaaagaaatcccgaatctggccattcctgacgcctggactcgccgagtgcaaaaggggactcgccgagtcaggcttactcgccgagtccaccttggaactcgccgagtccatgactcagaaacctaaaatcgaattttgcaggtttgttttagttaatcaagcaacaatttaaagaaaaccaagctaggctctgataccactgatgggttttagccataagaactttcctatgtgcgcatgcaaaaccctaatgcttggatctaggctttctaataaacatgctttgaatccaagtcttctaatgactaattaggttaaataacaacattgaaacagatctagaatcatacctttgaattccttgttgatcttgaggtcttggagcttctagagtcacaaatgtcactcctctaatggcttacaaacaccaatagcaagaagaatgatttaggagagaggagagggaaggaattcggccagaggttccttactttaggttaagtgtgtcgaattccatcatccatagggtctatttatacttgtagactccttaaggattacagataagtccctatcagataatcttctcttaaggctatccaaatccattcctaagatatggacgattttagctatcctaaatctcttagaattcgtccataccatatccaaatggatttacagtccaaagtttaactatcaaacaattgacagtttatacccctttatttaattaatctctttaagtcaccaaattaattctaattaattctatgacttatattaatcaaataacaaatatattattcattatattattcccataatatataatatttactctctcttaataaatcatcctatcaagttgctatggtgaaggcaacccaaaaggaccatgcacaaccggatcaaatacttgcctaatatagttgcagccttagacactattccaacaaataaGACCCCtgggtttttaataaatacacaaaatataatttattaaaaaGATTTTAAGTTTGTTTAGCACGACAAACATACACATATGTCCTAAGCTTATATATAAGCATctttataataaaattataatataatcatatttactataaatcaaaataatataattatatttatatttatggtaCTTTAAATCATCCTATGTTTACAATAAATATTCTATCTttatttcaaaaatcaaaataatataagtatatttatatttatggtcttttaagttatcataCATTTACAATAAATACATTATATTTATTTCAGTGCACTGTAAATGAATACTACTACCatgaaatcaaaataatataaatatatttacatTTATGATCATTTAAGTTACCATACAtttacaataaatatcatatcttTATTTAAGTGCGGTGTAAATGAATACCAATGCgatcaaatcaaaataatataaccAAACGTAATATGATATTCTTCCTAATTACATAACTAGATAAGACCGATGGGTTTTGAATAAATATACTAGAGATAATTTATTAAAAAGATTTTAAGTTTTTTTAGCACGGCAAACATACGAATATGtcctaatattatatataagcgtctttataataaaattaaaatataatcatatgtcctatcaaatcaaaataatataattatatttatgGTCCTTTAAGTTACATTGCAtttacaataaatatcatatcttTATTTCAGTGTAGTGTAAATAAATATTACTACgatcaaatcaaaataatataactatatttatatttatggtcCTTTAATTTAACCTACATTTACAATAAATATATTATCTTTATTTTAGTGTGATGTAAATGAATACCACTATgatcaaatcaaaataatattaGTATATTTACATATATGGTCCTTTAACTTACCCTATAATTTATATAGTACTCATTTTCATGCCAAAAGTTTTACTATAAATGAATGTGTCCCAAACTTCATTTTAATTGTACGATATTTTGAAAAACAATAAGCTAAGTTAAAAAATGAGTTGGCTAGAATATttgtgtaacatcctaaaaatcacaacaatttaaaactttaaaaaacaacaaatagttataaaaatgtttacaaaaccaatgtttccaaaatgtttatcGAATAATTGAGTATCCCAAaactttcaaaaacaacccataaaaagccttcagtctatccggaccgccttgggtatcttggccttcagcacaaagtagggTCACCTCAACCTGGTACaccatcacatatcaacatataccatAACAATCAATAGCTAGCATATACAGGTGGCCATACATGTTtaacagatcactatagcataacaacatcctataaactgggataccaatctaacagatcactacaacatagcaacatcctatataccaggatacagatctaacaaatcactacagcataacaacatcttatataccaagatacagatctaacagatcaccataGCATAGCAACATACGGTAAATCAGGATATGAATCAATGAACCGACTTTTGTGCCTTCGACCagtaagtacaatgaggaaaactcacctctcaatccAGATACAGTCTGATTGAATCTCTGCGTGCTACTCGACTCctagtgatcaaaacatttcccaTTCTAAATTAATGgaaattccccaaaatacccttgagtcaaacttggtcaagtcCATGATTCATTGGTCACGTCGTGTCCTTTAATGGTAACATCGTGACCAAATAAGTCCAAAATAGACAGGGATTACCAAACAACCAAATCTTTCCTAGGGTCTTAACCACTGTAGAGCATCATAAAAATCGTGGCTTTTTAGACTTGCATGCCTAATGCATGTCCCAAACACCACTAAAGTAAAAAAGTAAGAAAATAATACTAAATCTTCATGCAAGAGTCAAAAAAACTCCACCAAAATCCAGATCTAGAAGTTATAATATTCAAGAGGCACTGGAGATCTATAAATTTGTTAACTTTATGGATTCTAACCACTACTTCATCAAGGGAAAGAAGGATTTAAgcataaaaacctagatctaagcttatagattcaTAAAGAAATGAACTTGAAACTCACAAAGGCTCCAAAAGGTGTGAGGATGCTTGATGGAAAGACTTGAATGCAGAAATGATGGCTAgatgctcttcctcttcttctccttaGCTAAAATCACCCAAAATGAGCTCAAGATCAAATATGAGCGTTAGGGTTCCAGAAAGGAGGTGCAAGGAGGTGATGGGGACTGAGGGTGGGCTAACCCTAGCCCTTACTTCCTTTAACTACGAGACAAAACcccaagattagggtttcatctcggACTAACCTCACATTATGAGCCAAAatactctcacgtcgtgaggcctAAAAATATGCGCGACTGCACCAACCTCCTCACAGCGTGACACCCAaagggctcacgtcgtgagtagggttaaatcttgaattttaaactttagcAATCCCTCACCTAAACTGAATGTTACAATTTTCCATCGTTTGATGAGTAAATTACGAGGTATGTTCGTTTATTATTATTCagatatttatgtttttatatatcaaatattTATATTTGTATGTATTGGTTAGACTAATGATATTTACACAAACAATGCAACTCAAGATGACGATAATGAAAATACTTACTTCATTAGTGTCACATCAAGACATCTCACATCATAGATCTATTGTTACCGTCTTCGTTCATAATAGTCATTACGTAAAAGTTGATTTACTAGAATCACATTCAATACCTACAGTTTTGTCACTTTGATGTCACAACAGATCAAAATGTTCCGCTGGatagaaaatattgtataatGCTCGACTTAATGCAAATATTCTGTCGAATGTACCACATAATAATTGTAATATTCATGTAGTTGATGTCCCtgataattaataaaattaaaatatgacaGTATTTGACAAGACGATGATAAatgaaaattataattttatttattatagttGTGAAAAAATATCATATTATCTTTTTTATTGTTCGTGATCGTTATCTGTCGTTTAAGGTTAAATGAACAAAATCTCTATTCATGTTCGTTAGGTTCGTATTGCAGCTCGATTGATATTGTTGATATTAAAACTTAAAGAAAAACttaaaattgaaatattatatgaaaatcTCTATAATAAAATTGAGATATTATACAGAATAAAATTgattatataattatacaaaaTAGATTCTATAGGTATACAAAATTAAATTAAGATATTATATGTTAATTCCTACAATCAAATATTTAATAGTCGAaagtataaattataaatttagtaTATGTTAGAGGgttataaatgaaagttttaataAATTCGTGTAACACCAATAATTTAGTTATAGTTACACATTACTTTCCTGTATCAAATATAATAGGTAAATTGAATATGTCCGTCAATTTAATAAGTAATCATCATCTAAAAATTCCATCAAATTGGGTTTACTTAATATCAAAGTGGTTTTTGACCCTTAAAATGGTTTTTGACTTTTAAATCGGGTGTATTTAGAATCCCTCCACACGCTCCTATCTTTCACCTTACCCCGCACCCAGGATGTGATGTTCCTTAGTGCAATTCTGAAAACGCCCCTTCACCGTTCACCTACACCGTCTGGTCTAATTataaatgatgccctaaattcaagCCCTAAACCCTTTTTCAATCACATGAAGGTCATTTTGATCAATGATCCTCTTACTTTTGGTTTTCTTCatgaacttttatttttatttataaaccaAATTCATAAAACTCAAAACAAACAAATCTTGATAGATTAACATATCAAAAACTTCACTAATTGAAACCAAACATTGTCATCTATCAAAATGAAATCCAAAACCCATATCACCTCAAGATTAAACCCTAATTTAGCTAGTTGTGATTCTTCCACGTGAAAGCACAAAAACATCCTTCAACATAACCAAGTCTCGATATGATTCCCACCCTTGAGAGAAAACATGATTGGAAGATTAACAGCTAATTACTTAACCTGTTAAGCTATATATTAATGTTTCTTTTTTGATTAAGGGAACGCCATTAAGTCAAGGAAAGGAGAGTTTCCCCATGAAGTCCCAAGCTCTTACAAATTTACCCTATTACTACAGTATTATTTTTTCAGTTCCATTTCCTAATTATCCAATTtctattttaaaatatcatttctGAAATGTAGAACTAGATAACTTGATAATACAAACTGCAAATATATAGAGAATTTCAACAGCAAACCGTTGGTTGCATGACAAGTCTAAAAGCAAACAAAGGACAAATCATCTTTCATGTTCCTATTCTTTTCTTTATAAATAAAAAAGGGGAACACAAAAGACTGGAAATGTAAAGGGTAATCTGGTCCACTTGAAAAGTCCTATGATTTTTGTTCTTCCTCAGCTGCAGCTTCAAAAGTCTCTCCTGCAACAAGCTCTGgaacttcatcatcatcatcttgtgtTGTTGCAGCAGCAGTGCCTTCTCCACCCCCTGGTGTCTGCTTCTGAAACTGCTCTGCTAATTTTCTCAAATTATCCAAATTATCAGGTCCTGTAAAAACcacaaaattttaatttattagaAATCACGATTGTTTTTAAAGTAAGATTTCTCACTCAAAAATTAAGCATGATAAAAGATGTAAAAGTTTAACACATACCTAATTGGTTGAGAATGCCAGGTAGAATATCTTGCAATTctgaaacccaaaaaaaaaaaaaaaaaagtaaaacataAGATCATAAATATAAATGTACATGAAGAATAAGAACATCGTAAATCAAAAGTAAACTGTAAACATACTCTTTGTTTGTGGAGAACCACTAACAACCCAAGTGTTGGCAGCAATTGAGGCTTGAACTGaagcaaaaacaaaataaaattgttttcatgtcaaaataattcaaaataaaaagCTGATAGAACTGATTATCTTTCAAAATGAGTACCTTTAGGGTTCAAGAACTGAATAACTGTCTCATCCTTAAAAATGTTAACTTCCTCAATTGCTGGTATTGCATTTACTCCTATTCTTTTCAAAGTGCTTTGTAGCCTTTTGTCATCTGTTGTAGTCGTTTTATGCACAGCCTTCTTCTTTCTGCATTTCAAATCAAATCAATAACTTAAGTGATGCTTTGTTTTGATGCAAAGAGAAAGTAGGCTTTCCCCATTAAGTCCTAACTTTTACAAAATTGCCCTCATTCTGtacaacataataataataacaatatacaAACATATCAAAAGCACACCTTCTAACACTACCCTTCCCACCAGTGCGAACTGCACCAGCCATCTTCTGTAGCTTTTCAACATTCATCTGCCACAAGTACAAAAAAGAAGATTTTGATAAATTCTGTATCTATGTGAGAAAAAAATGAGTATCAATCTGTTGGTTTTCACCTAACAGATGCTGATATTTTGTCAAGAAACATCTAATGAGATAAACTTAAAGACAACTAATAAGTTCATCAATGTTTCGAATCAGCAATTCCTAGGGTTTATATATGATACTGAATAATCAACAAGCTAAAACCATTGGACTAATCTAATTTGGAGGTTTTGGGGATTTTGCACAGATAAAGGAAATAATAGTTTTATTGAATCATGTATGCATTTTGAAATTAGGGCAACAATGTAATGTATTGATTGGAACCGGAACCAATTAATGAACAGGGAAAGTTTTAGCAAACAACAAATCTTGGTCCTTGCGAATTTGTGACCTGTGTACAAATAATATTCTACATATGAATCTAACAGCAAGTTGATTGCAGATGTCGTAGACAGAGGAAGATGAAATTAATGACTGCTATTACGTCTCTATCAGCAGATCAAACTATAAAGTGTGTCCTTATATTATGCTGAAATTGCTATCCATGAGTAAAATAACAAGGGAAATCATGAGTTGAGGATGAAATCGAATTACCTTGGCGTCAATGGAAGGAACGAAGGGTGGACGGAAAGCGAGAGAGAAAGCGGGAGATGGATGGATGGATAGATATAATGGATAAAACCCTAGATCAGCATAGCTAGCTTTCGGTTCTTATTTTGTAGCAAGTTTCATCCCATCATCTATGAGACTATTGCATAACTAGTCCTCAAGCTTTCTTTTAAGTTCAATTTCAAGTCCCAAATCACATCTTAGCCACTCACGCACcaaacttttttttaaatgttgtttAGTAGTTAGAAATTAGTATCACCAAGTTACTAGAACTCACCAATGCCCATATTAGAACCTGAGACCTCAAATCTAAGAGGCAAAACATCTACCAAGTGGGTTAGTCTCACATTGGCTTATGTCAAACCTTTCATTTGTATGTGTCAACGAGTTACTCTTTACCACCTAATGGTGTGTGTGCGGCCTTTGTGGTTTGTACCATGGTTGTAGCAGGGCATGTTTGGAATGTGTAATACCTACAAATGAAAGATGGCATGTTTTAGCATTATGCCAAAAGAATGTCATTTATTATATTTTAGCATTAGTATTACTTGAGAGTTCGAGTGTACATTCAATAACTGAAGAACATTGAGAGTGATAGAAATTTACAAGAGAAACATTAAGGTATGTTGAACTTTCagagtacattgttattttagtACTTTGATtgtatttatgaaaaaaaatatttttccatAACTATGATAATTATCATATCTTGAAGGAGTTAAGTGGCAGTTAAGAAGAATAttgatatattattttatataatgaTGATAATTGAATGAATGTATAAGTCTTGCTTGCCAATAAGGGGTTTTAGAGGTTTTTGAGACTTGGGAAAGAAAGAGAAGTGAGAATTTGCTCTTAATGAGATTTGAGTGAAAAATAATAATGAGATATAGATTTTTTGTATATGGAGACACTATGGGTTGCTAAATCCATTAATAATTGCACAAATGTATGTGTTATAGcccttaatgatatatttttcgagtttttgagATAAATGGATGAAGTATTTGATTTCAAATATAAATGATGATATTTAACGAGTTAAGGTATGTTAGAACAATGTTTAAGTTCCTTGTATTGATCATAAATCAATAGAATAATCCATTGAGGTTTTGAGTGCGATTATAAGAGTTGGATTGGCAAAAAGGGGGTTAAACCTTATGTTGATGCGACTTTGGCTTCTGCACATGTGGCACGCCTTGTATAGGAACCTTCATAGGCTATACAGGGTGCCTTGCAAGTTGGGAAATCTAATATCAAGAGCTTTGATCAACGCATATGGGAGGTGATATGAACTTGCAGAATATTTCTCCACACTGTAACAAGGTCAAGAAAAAATGGGCAGCCTAATATGTTTGATATGACCTTTAGAGGGCTTGTGCTTGTTACGTCccaaaaatcagagtaaaattttcaatttttaaaacacAAATCCATACACCCAAAAGTTTCCAAAACATTGTTTTACAAATCATAATAAGTCAAAATATCCAATCACAATATCAATCAACATAAATTGTGGGGTGATGTGTATAATTACACTTTTGCCTTTCCTCgctcatcagaagtacctgaaacattgaaatccaaactgtaagccaaagcgtAGTGAGcttcccaaaatacctcataATACATGCAAGGACAGATATACTACAATCATGCATACAAGGTTCGATGGCCCTTGAactcaacccaaccataccgAGTTTGTTTGTTTATAGCACAAAGCAGTaatacctcaacccaaccatctaGAGCTTGTTGGCACGTGGCCTCAACCCATCCATCCAGGTTTGTTGGCACTTGGCCTCAACCTTACCATATCGGGTATGTCGAATTCcaatctcaacccaaccacaccgGGTTTGTTGGCACGCGGCTTCAACCTAACCatccatatgtcgacatatacacaaacaaataacacatagaaTTATCATAGCAATACTACCCCTTAGGATACATAAACTAaataaatgggtcggcattggtgccttagacccattggcatAGTGAGAGAACTCACATTACAAACCAAACACAAGCTGAAATAAGTCTCGACCCCGAATACCGGCTCTACCCGTCACCTATTATGCAATTCATAACACAACCTTAATTAGCACTAAATTATCCAAAATATCCTTTGGTTAACATTGGTCAAATTCAATAAATCATCCGAGTCGACTCACTCCAATACGCGAAGCATACTTTGATCTTATGCGAGGCGTTCTCGGTAACGACCAAAACAGTCGGGGGCCTAACCgcgtgtaacgcctgtgtttctgggcttgtcattaatgttgatataatattctaggttaacctttgtaacccgttttggaaataatagaagtgtattatttgactattatgtgttttgtgcttaactgtgtgtcttaatgtaattgagaataaaaataaacataaaaat includes these proteins:
- the LOC111887578 gene encoding nascent polypeptide-associated complex subunit beta, giving the protein MNVEKLQKMAGAVRTGGKGSVRRKKKAVHKTTTTDDKRLQSTLKRIGVNAIPAIEEVNIFKDETVIQFLNPKVQASIAANTWVVSGSPQTKKLQDILPGILNQLGPDNLDNLRKLAEQFQKQTPGGGEGTAAATTQDDDDEVPELVAGETFEAAAEEEQKS